TGTGCGCCCAGATCGCCGGCCCGGCCGCGGCGGCGGCCAGCCCGGCGAGCGCCCGGGAGACGACGAGCAGCGCCAGGCTGGTCGAGAGCGCGGCGGCGGCGTTGGAGACCGCGAACAGCGCGGTCCCGGCGAGCAGCGCGCGGCGGCGGCCGAACCGGTCGCTGAGCAGCCCGAGGAACGGTGCCGCGACCGCGTACGCCAGGACGTAGGCGGTGACGCTCGACGCGGCGGCTGCCTCGCTCACACCGATGTCGTCGGAAATGGTGGGCAACAGCGGTGAGATGAGAAAGGTCTCGGTCCCGAAGAGGAACAGCAGCACGAACACACCCGCGTAGCGGAGCCGGTCGAACCCCTCCACCGGACCGGCGGACGCGGGCTCGACACCCGGATCGGCACCCGGATCGGCGGCGGGATCGGCGGTGGGATCGACACCGGACTTCGGATCGGACTCGGTCGGGGAAACGCCGCTCAAGCGGATCACCACCTCGCGTATCGGCGCGGAGCCGCGTCCCGGCACGGCACGCGGCCCGCCGGGGCCGGGCGGCGCGGAGTGCGGCTCCGGCGGGGGGACGGGGCCGCCCGGCCAGGTCATCGTGGGCGGCCCCACGCGGCGGCAACCAGCCAGGCGATCATCCTGTGACCGCCACTCATACCCTTGCGTCCGGAGAGTGAGACGGGGGCGACGGCCGGTGGCGGGCGGTGGCAGGATGGCGCCCAAGGTCACGAGTGACAGCGACAACGGCCCCGGCCCGCTGTCCGGCAACCCTCCTTCCGTGGCGGGGTGCCCCGGGTGATGACCGGGCCGTGGACAGCAAGGTCCGCGGCAAGCGCGGTATTTCAGGGAGCACGCCATGAGTCGGCGAATGATCTAGGCCCGGGGACTTCTTCCCAGGGCCTTCACCCGATCCCCCGCGGTCCGGCGGCCGGCACCACGTGTCCCGCCCGGCCTTCTTTCCCCGTCCCGACACGGTGCGGCGACCCCGCCGCGGCGTCCGCCGGACGGATCGTCATGCCTTCCGGGAGACTCACCATGACCACCACCACCGCGCCCGCCACCACCGGCACCACCACCACCGCCGTCACGGTCACCGCGCCCGCCACCACCGGCACCACCACCACCGCCGTCACGGTCACCGCGCCCGCCACCACCGGCACCACCGCCACCACCACCGCGCCCGCCACCACCGCCGCCATCGCGCCCGTCACCACCGCCACCGTCACCGCGCCCGCCACCGCCACCACCACCACCGTCCCCGCCCCTCCGGCCGTGCTCAGCGCCGGAGTGCGGGTGCCGCTCGCGGACGGCGGCGAAGCCGAGTACGCGGCGCTCGACTACGCGGCCAGCGCCCCCGCCCTGCGCCAGGTCTGGGACGACATCGCCGCCTACGCCCCCTACTACGGCAGCGTCCACCGGGGAGCCGGACACCTGTCGCTGCTCTCCACCCGGCTGTTCGAGGAGAGCCGGGAGGCCGTCGCCCGTTTCCTCGGCTGCCGACCCGGCGACCAGGTCGTCTTCACCCGCTCCACCACCGACTCGCTCAACCTGCTGGCCGCCGCCACGCCCGCCGGGACCCGCGTGTTCGTCTTCGAGACCGAGCACCACGCGGCGCTGCTGCCGTGGCGCGGCCGGGACGTGAGCTTCCTGCCCGCGCCCCGTTCCCCCGAGGAGGCCGTCCGCACCACCGAGCAGGCCCTGCGGACGGCCCCGCCGGGACCGAAGCTGCTGTGCGTCACCGGCGCCTCCAACGTCACCGGCGAGCTGTGGCCGGTCCGCGAACTCGCCGCCGCCGCCCACCGGCACGGCGCGCGGATCGTCCTGGACGCCGCCCAGCTCGCCCCGCACCGGCCCGTGGACATCGCCACACTGGACGTGGACTGGGTCGCGTTCTCCGGGCACAAGCTGTACGCGCCGTTCGGCTCCGGCGTCCTCGCGGGCCGCGCGGACTGGCTGGCGGCGGCCGACCCGTACCTCGCGGGCGGCGGGGCGAGCCGCACTGTGTCCCGCCGCCCCGACGGCGGCGTGGCGGTGGAGTGGCACACCGACGAGTCCCGGCACGAGGCCGGCTCCCCCAACGTCATCGGCGCCTACGCCATCGCCTCCGCCTGCCGCACCCTCACCGGGGCCGGGTTCGACCGGCTCGTCGCGGACGAGGACCACCTGCTGGGCCGTCTGAGGACCGGCCTCGACGCCCTCCCCGCCGTCCGCACCCTGTCCCTCTTCGGTCCGGACGCCCCCCGGGTGCCCGTGGTGTCCTTCACCGTCGAGGGCTGGGACAGCGCGGAGTTCGCCCGGACCCTGTCGGAGCGCTACGGAATCGGCGTCCGCTCCGGCCTCTTCTGCGCGCACCCCCTGGTCCGCACCCTGCTCGGCGAGGAGCCCGCCGACTGCGACGGTCCGCTCCAGGCCATCCGCGTCAGCTTCGGCACCGGCACCCCGCCCGGACACATCGACCGCCTCCTCCGCGCGACGGCCGAACTGACAGCCGGGTGAGGCCCGTTGACAGCCGGCAAGCACGTCCACCCTCGGCCACGTCGCCCACCGGCCGGCGCCGCGCCGCCCACCCGCCGAGTGCGAGGACATCGCGCGGCCGGCGCTCTCGTCCATCGATCCGTCCTGGAGTGCGTCTCGCGCCGAGGCCCACGTTTTCCTGACTGGTCAGCAGGAGCGAAAGGAGGGCGTTGGTGACTCCCCTGGCCTCCCCCAGCGCGCCTCCGGTGCGGTAGAAGAGGCGAACAGAGTTCATCCGGCAGGCGCCTTCGCCACCGCGGCGGTGACGGCAAGCGACTGAGAGGGAGTCCGGCGATCCGCCAACCCCGTGCCTTGGCCCCGCCTCAGCGGCGAGCCCGCGCGGCCCGACGCGCGGCACGCCGACATCCCGGCACGGCTAGTACTCCACCTGCCGATCCGCGGCGCCATGGCGTGGAGAGGCTGACGGCCTTCGCGCGCACAGCGGAACTGGGGATGCCGGGCAGTGCCCGGCATCCCGAGGGCGGTTCTCCGTCACCACCTGGCCGGGTCGGCGACGAAGGCCGCCCGCGCCGCACCGAGCAGTGCCCCGGTGGCGGCGGGTGCCTCCTCGGGATGACCTGCCTGCCACTTCACGACGTACGAGCACAAAGGCGCGACCGCGACCCCCTCACGGGCGGCCATGCGATACAACTCGCGCACCAGCGCGCCCGCGTAGCCCCTGCCCGTGTGTTCGGGATCGACGACGGTGTGGACCGGCACGAGTGCCGGCTGCGGCTCCCGCAGGACGAAGTATTGGATGAAGCCGACGATCTCGCCGTCGAGACGCCCGACCAGGAGACCCTGGTCCCTGACGTCGCTGATGTCGATACCGATGTCGCTCATGACGCTCCCTCTTCGCCGTCAGTGGTGAACCGCTTGACGAAGGAGAGTGCGGTGTCGGCGACTTCGCGCCAGCCGCTGTCGATGGTCAGTGCGTGACCGCGCCCCTTCATCTCGATGATCTCGGTGACCGCGTTCTCGTTACGCTCCTGCCTCTTGTATGAGGCGTTGGCAATGGCCCACGGCACGGTGCGGTCCTTCTCGCCCGAGATGATGAGCAGCGGACCACGCTCGGGATTGAGGGTGTTGACCTTCACCTCGGTCCACGGATTGATGTTCGCCACCGCCGCCTGGAACAGTGGCTCCCCCGGCGCGGGCACCGCGAACTGCTCGTACAGCTCCATCGCCTCCTCCTCGCCGACGGCGTTGGCGAAGGAATAGCGGAACTGGTCGTAGGTGAGCGGAACGGCCCGGTGGTAATTGGCCGGGTTTCCCAGGACCACGCTCGCCGCCCGCAGCGAGGAGATCGGCAGCGGCAGCACACCGCGAAAAGGCGCTGGGTCGATGGCCACCGAGGCCGCCGACAGCCCCCGCCCGGCGATCATCTGCGTGATGAGCCCGCCGAAGGAATGCCCGACGACGACCGGCTTGTGCTTCAGCCGCTCCATCAGCCCGGCGAAGTGGTCGGCGACCTGCCCCACGCTCTTGCCCGCGAAGACCTCGGGATGGGCGTTGGCCTCCGCGACAGTGTCCGGGTCGTCGGGCCAACCCGGTGTCAGGGGCGCATAGCCCGCCGACTCGAAGACCCGCGCCCACCGTTCCCAGCTGCTGGGCAGCAGCCAGAGACCGTGAATGAACACGACAGGGATGCGGTCGCCCGCGTTGATGCGCTCGATGGTTTCGAGATCGGCCGATGCTGACACGACAGATGTCCTCACTTCGGAGACGGAGTCATATCGTTCCGACTCCCTGAATGGGTGGCGTCAGCCTCAAGCTAGGGCGAGTGCCCCAGGCGGGATGACCGCGTGTGCAGTGGCGGTATCCCGACAGCGCACATTGTCGTGGCCGTCCCCCGCCTCGCCTCCGCCTTCATCGGACAAACCTGTGTGAATCGGGTTCGCGTTGGTCGTGTCGAGGCGGGGCCCAGGGACGGGGCCGGCGGATCGCGGGACAGCGATCGGCCAGGCGACAGAACAGTCCACCGGGCACACGAACTCGTGACGCTCCGCGCACTCCTCGTGCGCGAGTGAGCAGGGTCGGTCTCCTGGAGCGCTCCAGTGCCGTCAGATGACTGAGGACTGGACGTCCGGACACGCGCACACTCGAACCAGGGTGAGTGCGGCCTCGCGGAGACCTCGGTTCGGATCCGATACCGAGATCCCGCTCGCCACCGGAGTATGTGAGCCGAGGAGTCTG
Above is a window of Streptomyces sp. NBC_01803 DNA encoding:
- a CDS encoding aminotransferase class V-fold PLP-dependent enzyme is translated as MTTTTAPATTGTTTTAVTVTAPATTGTTTTAVTVTAPATTGTTATTTAPATTAAIAPVTTATVTAPATATTTTVPAPPAVLSAGVRVPLADGGEAEYAALDYAASAPALRQVWDDIAAYAPYYGSVHRGAGHLSLLSTRLFEESREAVARFLGCRPGDQVVFTRSTTDSLNLLAAATPAGTRVFVFETEHHAALLPWRGRDVSFLPAPRSPEEAVRTTEQALRTAPPGPKLLCVTGASNVTGELWPVRELAAAAHRHGARIVLDAAQLAPHRPVDIATLDVDWVAFSGHKLYAPFGSGVLAGRADWLAAADPYLAGGGASRTVSRRPDGGVAVEWHTDESRHEAGSPNVIGAYAIASACRTLTGAGFDRLVADEDHLLGRLRTGLDALPAVRTLSLFGPDAPRVPVVSFTVEGWDSAEFARTLSERYGIGVRSGLFCAHPLVRTLLGEEPADCDGPLQAIRVSFGTGTPPGHIDRLLRATAELTAG
- a CDS encoding alpha/beta hydrolase; the protein is MSASADLETIERINAGDRIPVVFIHGLWLLPSSWERWARVFESAGYAPLTPGWPDDPDTVAEANAHPEVFAGKSVGQVADHFAGLMERLKHKPVVVGHSFGGLITQMIAGRGLSAASVAIDPAPFRGVLPLPISSLRAASVVLGNPANYHRAVPLTYDQFRYSFANAVGEEEAMELYEQFAVPAPGEPLFQAAVANINPWTEVKVNTLNPERGPLLIISGEKDRTVPWAIANASYKRQERNENAVTEIIEMKGRGHALTIDSGWREVADTALSFVKRFTTDGEEGAS
- a CDS encoding GNAT family N-acetyltransferase; its protein translation is MSDIGIDISDVRDQGLLVGRLDGEIVGFIQYFVLREPQPALVPVHTVVDPEHTGRGYAGALVRELYRMAAREGVAVAPLCSYVVKWQAGHPEEAPAATGALLGAARAAFVADPARW